Proteins encoded together in one Vicia villosa cultivar HV-30 ecotype Madison, WI unplaced genomic scaffold, Vvil1.0 ctg.001055F_1_1, whole genome shotgun sequence window:
- the LOC131632958 gene encoding uncharacterized protein LOC131632958 — MDGWMEGVWKWDNFGISDMLVSNDASAEELVCLKSRVEEFRGWGVGKDSVVWSGCPEKEFSVASCYYFLDSIRIPFGPTNVHDGVFSLIWKLEVPFKIKAFGWRLFRNRLPTREMLVSRGVVLPLVNSFCIFCGNDTETMHHLFFRCGVVKKIWSEIEFWVGKSNGVFEECFSHFMEWHSFFDVNMVKVRKLGIIWLATIWAIWLVRNGVCFRDDPWNVNNTVWNIKLMAWKWSFCGNITQSNYSFYEFCKEPIYFLS, encoded by the coding sequence ATGGATGGTTGGATGGAAGGTGTTTGGAAGTGGGATAATTTCGGTATTTCCGATATGCTTGTTAGTAATGATGCGTCGGCGGAGGAGTTGgtatgtttgaaaagtagggtggaAGAGTTTAGAGGGTGGGGCGTCGGCAAAGACTCGGTGGTGTGGAGTGGGTGTCCAGAAAAGGAGTTTTCGGTAGCTTCGTGTTATTATTTTTTGGATTCCATTAGGATTCCTTTTGGCCCCACTAATGTTCATGATGGTGTGTTTAGCTTGATTTGGAAGTTGGAGGTTCCGTTTAAAATTAAAGCTTTTGGTTGGAGGTTGTTCCGTAATAGACTTCCTACTAGGGAGATGTTGGTAAGTAGAGGTGTGGTTCTCCCTTTAGTGAAttctttttgtatattttgtgGTAATGACACGGAAACCATGCACCATCTATTTTTTAGATGCGGGGTGGTAAAGAAGATATGGAGTGAAATAGAGTTTTGGGTAGGAAAAAGCAatggtgtttttgaagagtgcTTTTCGCATTTTATGGAGTGGCACTCCTTTTTTGATGTGAATATGGTGAAAGTTAGGAAATTGGGGATTATTTGGTTAGCTACTATTTGGGCGATATGGTTGGTTAGAAATGGCGTGTGTTTCCGGGACGACCCGTGGAATGTCAACAATACCGTTTGGAATATTAAATTGATGGCTTGGAAGTGGTCTTTTTGTGGGAATATTACTCAGTCCAATTACTCTTTTTACGAGTTTTGTAAGGAGCCAATTTATTTCCTCTCGTAA